The DNA window ATATGTGCACTGTGAAAAGAGTCTaagaaatatcaattaaataatcttttataagACATAGGTATAATTCAGagcgattttaaaatttctcttACATTTCCTATggaagataaataataaacaaaacatattttttgtatcctAAACAATAACACATCTTTATTGATATATCTATTGTTTCCTTTTTAATCATGAGTCACGCAATGTCGTAGAAAATTACACAATAGTGCATCTAAGGAAAATCAAGTTTCTTTATTTCCTATACCAGTATTTTATAGGTATTATCATTATGCTATTTCTGACTCacgcaaaatatttattaacaatgagTAGCGCCATAAAGTTTTATCGGAGTCACGCAAGCAAAATCttacacagattaaatttaagtataccTATTATGCAGCGTATTGGGATGATTGACCTATAAAAACGCGTGTAATGAGAGCATAATACAATTGTCGAAATATGATTCGTTTCACTGATATaagtattagaaaataaattcattgttgctatttgttatttatttaattgagttTCGCGCGCATACCTTACAACACAACAGCATATAATCGCTagaattccattttcaaaaaaatactataatctGTAAGATTAATAAACCCatggtaatattaaaatatttatgtaattactaaGATAGTAACTAGTTGTTGACCATAGACAATTTACTATAaagttccatttttaaaatacatataatttcgGCTAATCATAATTTGGTTTATGCTTCTTATAATGGAAAACCCtggtaaaagaaaaatattatagttgaATCacgtttaataaatgttatttatataacatacactgtttacttttatattctCTGATAATATAACATGCTAATTGTCATACTTGATATATGGAACTTGTAAATAATCGTGAGGTCAAATTCTTAAGacctttacatttaaaaacgtGAACGGTATACATAGTGCGTACTTGAAAGTCTAAgttgaatacattttatttacgttgTAGTAGCAGTATAGTTTAGAATCTTTTACAAGTTTTATCAagtttttttaaggttttcgtaaatatgaaaactatttaaacGCAAATATCACAACATATACTCGTTTATTGTTGTAGTAGCAGTATAGTTTAGAATCTTTTACAAGTTTTATCAagtttttttaaggttttcgtaaatatgaaaactatttaaacGCAAATATCACAACATATactcgtttattattataatgaaaatataaaaaaaacacacagtATTAGAACAGTTATCTAGATAAGATTTAAGTTCTGCGGTgactttttaaagatttaaatttggaattcgGTCAGCGTTGCGGTAGAGGAAATCTTACTCggtaattcaaatttagaatacgATAACAAACGCGAAACGGTTAGGAAATAGCCGTTTCAATGTGATTTTTTTGATATGcactttgttttgtaatttccaattaattattaattgttttatttttgttgtacatgaacaataatctatataatatatatacacatattatcaGCAATTTTAAACAGGTAAATTATCAAGACGTGAAATATAGACAAGGATAACATTCTctacatacaattaatatgAGGCAACGCACTCTTACATATTGATACAattgtaatacataattagttattatCTGTTGAACTGTAATGTCTTTTCCTCGCATAAACAAGTAGTAATACaccaaatacaaaatgtatttctaCCTTATACAGAATTACCATTTTCGTAACACGTGTATTCTTACATCTTTGCTTATCTTAAGCGTCAGTGTTTATGAAAGCAAAATTACAACATTTAGGTCACaagacaaatataaatttaggaTACAGTAAATAGCGGGCGAGTGTTAAGCTAACGAACTGGCCGTTGAAATCCAATTAGACAATAGTACTTTTGGCGCCCTAAAAAATATAGGCCATTCGTGACAATTGACGCGTtagggtatttttttaatcaccaGGGCCCGACTAGGCCTTCAATTGTTTACTTTTTCGCCCAATAATCCAAAACTAGACTTTACAATCATTCTTCAGCTTATAATgcacataatatgtatatagacgTATTACTAATGCTATTAGCTATTACTTAACTATTAGGTGTAAAACTCATTAATcgaggtaatatttttttgcctgCGTTGTTAGTGTTTTTGTGGttcctaaaataataaactactgttaatgaatttgaaattatatctCACTTATAAGTAGTATAACTGGTGTAAACTCTTGCCGGTATGGACAAGTATGAAATGGattatttttaggtttaatttatgtacagCCTTCatgaatataatacaaaattgacGTTAATATAACTGAggtttacaatataatttttatttggacaATATCTAACTTCGGGATATTACCGTACGCCAAAACAATTCCTAACAAAAAACGATTATGCAGCAATTTTAAACTCTGTATAAATTACTACTTATGTAAGGCCATTTCCGagtttcttaattaataattaatttgctttatGTAATATGAATTGTGGCATTGGGTCgaatatagtaaattaaatgtgTGATCGCCTCTTTGCACAGATTAATATTAGCATAGTCAATACGTTTATCTTGCATAATCTTACCCAGTTTGGCGCGAAAGttattaaacgttttaattactatatataccGTGTTACATAATTTTAGACTAGGCTAAATTTTGCATtagaataaatttgaaattggaacCCCGAATATGCTAAAGGAAAAGATTTGTCAGAAACTGTCATGTTATATGGCACAAAATCTAAGACGCATGTAACGCTGACATAAGGCTATGTAACAGATATCTGTAGCTAAGACCTAATAGGAATACTGGATGTttgattaacatttaattgatGAACAAACTGCGtgtctataaatataactagaaTTAAGACTGATCAGTAACCAATTGGCAGTATGTGACAACAGGGCGCTCTAAAGTTGGTCGTTTCGAAGATCAAGACACATTTTGGGACTCAGCGGAGTAAATGAGTCTGATCAgaagaatttaaaacacaaaaaggtTCTCTAAATATACGTGCTATTGGTACACATTTCAAAACAACTCCCACGTCAATAGTATCCCATACAAAATAGTTTTCATTTACGACGATAGCATTTTCCTTATATCTACTATTCCTACGAATAATATTTGAACGATGTATGCGCTCCCGTGTAGTTCTAATTACGTCTATTGCTGTTACATTCTGCATAAAAAGGTATTCTTACCGTTCATAAATTTGTATCATTATTGTTAAGTAGTGTTTAATAAACGTGTCAAAAGATAAATTTtcctaaaataaaagtttatcttAGATACAGTAAGCCACCTCTCATTAAGTTCGATAAATgcaaatgataaaatattgaacaGAATGTTTTTTCCGTACCGTTATTCTTTTGAAAAGGAAATGGAAAGTATACTATacgtctatataaaaataaactatagtGAGGAACTACAGGTTCAGGGACgggaaaacaaaaaagaaactaTGGCTCTTTTCGTTAGACTGTGATTGGTTATATACAAACTAGTAATTGCACGTCAAATTGATATCGTCAATAGATTTTAttggtatttatataatataggccCCAACAGAGCTATCGTTGTCATTTGTTACTAATCCATACTCGTATTTACACCAGACGTTATTGACATATTACTGAAATGGTGTCAAACACGTTCATAGAGAATTCTGCATGCAATGCCTGCGAAATAACAAAAGAGCATCACACCTTCTTCCTGtcgtaaacaaaaaaaaacaaaaataccatCGAACTACTTTTGTTGTCGAAGGATTACGTACTGTTCCTGCAGATGAAAGGGAGAACCTTCGACCAGTCTAACCATACTGGTCGCCCTGAAGGCTCCAGTTGCTACAGTGGAGAAGTCTTGATAGCCTAAGCCGTCAGAATAAATTCGTTAGCGCGTTTCAGGGCGACGTCATCGCAGTGTAAGAGCAAAATGTAGATGTCGCTACCAACTAATGTCTGAAGACATTACTAGGAAAACCTACTCTGGAGTACGTCAATTGAAGCATTAAATAgcaattaatgaattaattattactctcATGTTAAATTACGCCGTCATGTACATCTGTAGAACAGTCAATATTGTTaactttagaaaaatatatttcaaaaccgTTTCTTGTAAGGTTGttattatgtttctgtttttttaatgttacgttatattacatagtctTCATAACAATTGCACTGAGTTATGACTTAGATACTTATTATACTGCATaagcttattaaataaacaaaatatttcagacttttaattaaataaatatcatcgTAGCAACCCTATAAAGGTGTCTGCATTATGTTTGCCGCAGAATGCATTTACATTCAGAATAAGCGGTCACTTTGTCACTATGAATTTGAATAGGACGTAGGATGTTGACATCGAATACATTgacttatttacaaaagatacTTATTAGCACTACACATACAATATaactttgtatttatatttataaagtttacattgaaatattaatgtatcatATAGACctatataatgaataatataaaactgtgACACattctagaaataaaaataaacaatcctATGCTAACGTTTTAGCTTCTCAAACTAAGGGAGTAGATCGGGCAAtaaaactggcaagaaacactttacaaagtattttttacagaatatatttatctaaaccattcccctTTCGCAGTCTTCTAAGCACAATAAGATGTTGTATTTGTAGTCGAGAATATTCAACTCCCAACTCACGGCATTTTTGAATTGCCGAAAAcaccttatttatataatagggggtaAAGATGCTTAAAAAGCTCAGTTGTGGAAGACTAGGTAATTAGGGgtggaattttgtattttgtgtcgATGGTGAAACTTAGTTGCAGGTATTAATCTTAACAACTCCACTGAACTGTAAGTCAGTGCAAAGACCACATCTCTACGTAACGCCAAAAGGTCAATATGCAGATCACTGTAAAGTCAGATTAATGCGGCAATTCTGAGCAACACTGTAGCTAGCTGGAAATGTTTTCATTGTTACTCGTCGAGCTATCTAAATGAATTTTCTTAGGTGTCCAGGCGTACGGCTCACCCAGCTCTCTCTACATTAGCCTATGTGATGATGTGAACTACAGTATAACGTGGCGTTACCAATCTTGTATTTGTACACCTGTGTACACGTAAGAATCCCTCACAAAACGGctaggtatttttttgtaatataagtgtatattaaagaaaaacattcatttgatattttaattccaAACACTTGTGACAAgacaaatttcaaatttagaacacAAAAAGTCTACGGCGAATTAGGaatcatagaaatattaataccaGCACTTTTAAGGTTGAAACtaacaacaatattataacatagAGTAAAGAATTATGAAACTCTGCTTACAAAATGTGTACGTGGGAGGGTAGGTGGGAGCTCTTTTGTAGCTTGCTTTGATTTAAGGTCAAGTGATCTTGGCCGTCATTCAGATTTTCATTTAAGCAGATCTCAACTTAGATAAGCACCTACATGATAATAAGTAGTTCTTTTCTGTACTTATAAATTTCTGTTAAAATatccaatattatttaacacaatGGACCTATATCTTTGTTTAAACAAGGAAGCAAGCAAGTTACTATAAGGCAAGGTGCATAGGCAAGTCATAGCTCGAGACTTAGCAGGAACTGACTCCCTTGGGCCCAAATCGACGATTTATAACCCTCTGGAAGTGTAGTGGTTGTCGAAAATATGGTAAATAACCATAGAAACTAATCATTTAGATAAAAATCGACGTTTTAGAATTTTGCATTTTACCTTTAGAGTTTACTcatattagaaattaatttcagGTCAGCACAAAACAACAGTTTATTTAAGTCAGAAAGCAATTAGTATTTATCTAAGAAACATTGGTGTCATATTTGATATCAAACATccattaagtttatatatatatatatgattttgaGTAAGACccgaaatttatttatgataccTCTGAGGGTATGTTATAAAACGTGATTATTTGTTTCCCCATTGGTTCTCGtttgtctttattttataatcagaaAAATTCTAGATGGTACTATCCCTTCACAATTATGTTTTGCGTAAACACTATagggtgtgtgtgtgtggtgGGATTtcttatttgataattacgtcaacagtattttcttttttacacTTATTACCCTCAcacctacttaaaatgaataaagactttttattattattattacatagtcTGCTTGAAAACTAAATGTATTTTCCAGgattcctataaaaaaataatacgtgtatatactattatttttgaaggctttgcttttgctgacaagaggaaGGGCGAAGgaataaattgcagtaaatctttTTACGTAATAATTGAACGGCGGTCGTTCAAAGAGTTTTTGTCGACTAtactaaagttattttaatttagtatgaGGTATTTCCTACTTCCTCAAGGCTGAACCGGCAGTTACATACACAAAGTTATCTctctaattaatatataataacgtcTTTGAAAAATAAGTATCGTTCTACAACATTGCTAATAGCCGCAATTGTATTAGAATAACGTGACacgcataattttttttatattcatatgaCACGATTGGTATGTAACCCACTTTCCACATGGGACGTAAATATGTTACCTCTTACGTAAATGTAACGGTCCTATTGAAATGCTTGCAATTTGTGAAACGTCTGTCTATGCTCAACTTGAAAGGAAAGAACAATCAATGCTACAAAATGGTTCTCGAGTATTCTTACATTTTGCATCACAAGCATTTCAGTCTGTGAAGTTTCCAACGTTCCTTTTACAGATCTATACCTACTAATCTATGACAGTCTAAGactaatctttgttttttatttattttactatttatttgttaagatgtcatgtgcataatggttgcagctccttacaaacgttgtgtaatacaaaaacaacttggcgattaaaaggagtagcggagagtttgccagttcttttcttccgttctacgccgttgatttgagaactggcagtaaatgtaagattagaagcatttaatgtatattttttttgaggtTCATAAgcgtacattgtgttacctttatgaataaataagttttgacTATgactttgaataaaattataaaaacattttgcgaGGTTGTTGGGTTATCTCTAATCTTCGAAGTGATATtgaaaattgttatacaaCGCAACGATATGTGAATATCATAGACCAAATATTACGGcgaaaaattaaaagctttGTCATAGTAATAAGAGCAAAGTATCGGaggtaaaactattttacgtTTCTTACGAACCTAACGTAAggcatatattaaaaatttatatatcctCCCCCGCGTCTGTCTGTCCGCGATGTACTCAAAAACGGAGTTTATTGCGCTATACACTAATATATAGAatgattaattaagttttagatGTATAATTTTCCAAGGGTTTCCCGTACGAAACCGAGGCGCTAGTGTTCAATAAACTTACGAGAAATCTAGAGTGGGTAGTAGGTATCTTATATGAACCACCCGCCAGCATTTTAAGGAacagtttcattaaaaaatttcacATTAGGTAAAATTCCGGACTCCTTACTCTGAGTACATCATCTTATCCCATTTTTCTAAATACCAGATTATTTTTACACTctcaatgaatatttaatcatcATTACATCTCATCTCAGTTACATTTTCACATAACTGTATTGATAATCACCTTTCGGTTTATCTGTTTAGGTATTTCCTATACATGCTATTTAAATATGCATTAACTCTTCTAGCATCATCAtgtgatatattttctaacattAATCATAAGACTTGGttgaaaatagttattatatagtaatgGTAAAAGGCTTTAAAGGCATTAAGCAGAATATAgggattttgttaaattttcttataggTTTTTATAGATACAATTTCTGACTGGCAAAATTGTTCTATGTTTCCCTAGGCATTTGTTTCCATGGGACAAGactaatctaattttattaaactaagcTTTTAgttgcattaaaataaatacctaatatTGAATTACCATGCTTTCAGATTTGACGAGGGCCGAGATGGCTATCTAGACTTAAACGAAGTAAAACGCATGATGGAACGTTTGGGGGCTCCTCAAACACACCTTGGATTGAAAGCTATGATTTCAGAAGTAGACGAAGATGGCGACAACAGAATTAGTTTTAGGGAGTTCTTGCTTATATATAGGTTAGTTCAGTAGATTAGATGTCCCTATATGTTAAGATCTTTAAAGTATCGATGTTTTATCATACTCCCCGTGTACCTAGTCCAGCCAAGTTCTGTGCAcccaaaaatgcatttttttaaatgaagtaatgtgatattattaaatatttcaaccaaatatttattaaagtttcagcaaaaaacaaaagaatattcATTCGAAAGGGCCATCATTGGCTTTAACGGGCCTTTTATATTTCTGCCCACGAATCTATGTATTTACGGACTGTTTCCAATATTCGCCACAGttgaaagatttatttaagaatttttcttATGTCGCCGTGTCGTTTAGAGCTGGCGATGTCCTAAGATTATATACGTGTtcgaaattgaaaataattaaaaagttgaaaaaataaaagtttttatgtaacagtatttatggGCAGACTAGTTTGATATTCTAGAATTAAAATctacatattttaacatataacaAAAGAATCGGGTACTTGGATggaaaattcgaatattataaGACGAAAAAACActcttatacataaattagttAGGCAATTTACAAAGAATCACAGGATTAATAGCATTAATTAAGTTTCCAATATAATCGTTGTTCTTTTAAATGATGAATTATTAAAGACAGGATAGAAATCGTTATCCTGTGAGCCATTATTTCACATAATcgtataatatagtattaagTACAAAGTACATTAAATACTGGTTAGGTTTTTCAAGAATATCAAGAGTGTTCGAGTTTAGACCTTATAAGGCGCCATCCGCCAGACTTGTCTGGCTCTGACGAGGCGAAACAATCAATACAGCTTTATTGGAATTTGTAGAAGCAATCTACTTTTTAGGAGTTTTATAAAACCTAGCGAATGGATTATGAGTGTCTCAGTTTATGTTATGAATATCAATCGTAACGTTTGTATtaaagctatatttttttttgattccTGTGTCATGAGCTTTGTCGATAAGTTTAGCGCGAAGGTGCTAACTGCTAAGTTATaccaacaaataataaaagcaaaatattttatagatagatgaaatactaaacataaaaaatgttaacagAAAAGCGCGGGCAGGAGAACTCGAGTCGGATTCAGGGTTAGAAGCATTCGCGAGACTCACCGAAATAAACGTGGACCAAGTCGGTGTTAACGGAGCGAAGAATTTCTTCGAAGCCAAAATTGAGGAACTAGCGAAAACTAACAAGTTCCATGACGAAATAATACAAGAACAGGAAGAAAAACGTCGAGAGGCAGAAGAAAAGGCTATAAGGAAACAGAGGTTCAAAGAAAAATCAGCGATCTTTCAACATTGATTAGACCTAGGTTAGGTTGTTGTATCTAGTCCATAAGCTGTTACCATGTAATAagtttaagatatatattatacaatgtatcttttaaaacaattacgtATAAGTTAAATGTCGTTAGAGTTTTCGTTTATCATAGGGAtatgtttacatttttctagaagatttctgaaaaaaatattacagctATATTGCTGAAACTGTTATTTCGATATTTAGTCCGATCACCTTGATGAATTCCAATCTTTTACGTTTACGACACGTAAGCGCAAAAAGCATTTGTTTGATGACTTACGCTTTGCTCAATGCGTTACGAATTTTGATGCATAGTGGTGAACTAGTTTCCATCTAGGTCCCGGGTAATATcacagaatatatatattttaagtgtattacttgttaagtatatgtatgagagatatatattaagaagtttagttactttttcaaaatgtaataattgtagGTTACTGTCTAAACTTTAAGAAATCTTTATCTATttctaattttgtatt is part of the Pieris rapae chromosome 21, ilPieRapa1.1, whole genome shotgun sequence genome and encodes:
- the LOC110998116 gene encoding EF-hand domain-containing protein D2 homolog encodes the protein MAATEELSGILMRRQAINDKLDEGLDIKPKYKFVNVFTEFHEFSRKEIKQYEQTFNKFDEGRDGYLDLNEVKRMMERLGAPQTHLGLKAMISEVDEDGDNRISFREFLLIYRKARAGELESDSGLEAFARLTEINVDQVGVNGAKNFFEAKIEELAKTNKFHDEIIQEQEEKRREAEEKAIRKQRFKEKSAIFQH